CCCGTAAAATCTTCTAAATTAGACCTCTATTATAAACTAATTAGGAACATTTGGTCATATTTTCTCCAAATGAACTTTTTGTTCATGAAATTGACAAAGAATGATCTTAAATAAGGCTGTGATAGCAGCCGCTGCAAaaacaactagaactgtcacaggagtgacgaataatatCCCCCACAATACGACCTTGTTACAGTAGTATGCAACCAGAAGGAAGAAATGGCCCGTTTGTAGCCAATGTTAAAAGTCGAACtttgatgatgttacacctgtgtataaaaaatatctaaatctgTCAACCCTTTCATGAGTCCCGAAACAaggagtttggcaaattttaagttggaaaggagccataactacgtcaaaaaacTTGACCTgtgttttataatgttacacttgtgtaccaaataaatctgtcaagcctttcatgggctattgtccggaaaccatggaAACCAAaggaccgaccgacaagctcactcctatatacccccacccccaacttcgttggtgggggtataattaatgTACTTCAAGATCCCCATATTATCAGAAATGATAACAACAAAGAATTCAAATACGGGGCCTACATTTGTCGGCCTTCAAATCTGAAAGGAACTTTTTGAAGGCAGGGATATTTTTCACCACTAACAAGAATATCAAATCTAAAATGCTACAGTCCTAGCATAGATATCACTGACAGAAAATAAGAGAGATGGGTACATTCAAAATCCAATCTAATGTCTAAACTAAAATATGTTTGATTCACCTAGCCACCTACTAGATGTATCACCTGGTATTTCAGTATCACTCTACTTTCGTCAATcggatttttgtttttcatactgCTGTCACTTGTCTCTttatcatttgtttcattttccgCAACTTTTCCTTCCTTTTTGTAATGTTGAGGACTCTGTTCGCTTGTTTGTACTGGACTTCTGAATTTAACTGCTTGCTGCTTCGCAACTGATTCATGTTTTTTGTTCTCCCCACGATACACTTTGTTGTTAATATAACTAATGATCTTTTCTACCTCAACTTTGTTTATAACACCATTCTCTGTTGGCATCGTCACTTTTAGAGGGAAAGCCTTCTTCTGTAATTTGTCACCTGTGCTGGATTTCTTTTCAGGCATGGTAACTTTCTGCTGCAAGGTTTCAACATTGGATTTAGTTTGTGGTATATTTTTTCCTTTGGCAAATGCAAAGTTCTTAGCAATTTCTTTAAGCATTTTCTGATTGCTGCCTTCTTGTTTTATGTTTGATTTAACAGCTATTTCTTCATGATTCTTTTGGTTCTCATTGTGTGTTCCGCCCGTAGTTTCTGTTTTCTTGTTATATTCCACGTTTATCTGCTTTGCCTGTTCAAAATTATGTTGATGCTCATATTGTGAATCttgtgtttgaatttttacattctTCTGAAAGTGGGTGTGATTTGGTAATGCCTGTGATAAGCGATGACAccattaataaaacatttaagataaaaattctgtagctgttataaaaataaacaaacacctaaaaaattaaaacagtattATGTTTTTCTAAATTAAGAAGTCAGTGAAATTAAGCAATATATTGTACCATTAGAACATGTATTATACAAAACTAACAGTGATATAAAAGTGATACAAAGCAACATGAATAGCTATCGACAGAGAGTCGGTGGAACATTACTaatcttataaaaaaataatacaatgttaataacattaataaaacttttaCCATCTACAAAGTGTGCTTTATCTTTCAtccattttgttcttttttcatagAATAATAATTAGTAGTTATATTAACACACTTATATAACGTACTTCACAGGCTTAATATTCAGTCTTCTAATTAAAAACTTTTCTGCAAGGTCAATTCTGTCAGCACGACTGCCATGTAAACAATAAAGTACCCAGCTTGATTTGAGTTTCCTGTGACGACGTCTACCGGTTATCATTACATTATTCGAGTATAGACAGAATGATATCTAGGAGCTTTGTCTAGGTATGATTAAAGTGGCATGATTAAAGCGGCATgtaaatacatattatacataaaacaaacgaaaacacaaagaacTGCAACTGCGAAAAATGTATAACAAATTTAGACTTCGCAGCTATTAACACGAAACTGAAAATGGTATATTTATATGATTAGCCTTACCAGTTTCCATAATATTAAATGCACTGAAATGATAGCAATCATACTTCCTGTACGAACAAAATTCAACCACTTGTCAAAAGTCTGTTTACTCGTACTTTTATACAAACGAGACACTGTATCAAGCAATTATACATACAACATATCGCCTGAACGGCTCCAAATCACATAACATGGTAACAATGTCAATGCAACTGAAGTGAACAGTCACGTTCTTTGATCGATTTTGAAATGAAACATATTTGCTTTATTAAAGATGTTGAATCAAGAGCAACGCTCATCTGCAAATGCTGGACAATATGTtaaaaaagagttatggttcttggccttcttattAATTGATGACAAAATGTATGAGGTTTCAACGCTATtgtaagtattcaagaaaagtgaaattaatcagctgtcggaggacagcaacgcacGAATTGTCAACAGCattgtcaaatgaatgaatacaaaagtcgaaaaagcggcagaattatgtaaaaattcaaaacagggatATGGAacatgtacaatgcatatcaCCTCATGaaagtggacaagtgtgtgaagcttcaatccattcccattagtgggtaccaATCGAGATACCACtctacatacaaaaacataaccaaaaactgcaatgttgaaaaaggggcataatttcctAAAATTGAAAAgtagaattatggaacctgtgcattgcatgtgAACAAGACTTTTTAACCAACATCGACACCGACGTAGATGATCAAGTGATAACAATTTCTTTagaaaatcagacaagctaaaaatcgGCCTGCTGATTATGTAATAAGAAGCTGTCTTACCTTGGCAGTGTTGAAAAGTTCTTTATCTTGGTAGTCACGAATTGCATTCACAACTTCATGTTGGTCTGTATACAAGAAAAGAAAGTACACACTTTTATATGTTTCTTCGACTACATCTTATTATACAACTTACGTCTTGAACGATAAATACTATGCTATATGACAATCACCTTTCAGTAAAGTCTTATCATATGCCTTCATGTTTATAATGTGGCTGACACATTTTTCATagacataaaatgttaatttcttgTTACTTGAATCCTATTTTGAATAATCCTTTTGCttttataattgttaaatatttgaatattgttAAATACAGTAGAAATTTTTATTGAATACATGATTTTTGATTATCGCCCTTTATGGATCTAACTTTATATGTTTATGTGCAGTaataaaagtagtgcttttcaaACTATTTAATTAAGCATAACATTTTCACAGTTGTTTCATccgttttaacataaaatttacagCCTTATATTTAGATTCAGCAACTATTTTTCTGTTACATTCCTAACCACAGACTTAAAACTAGGTTAGATCACGTACGGTCATCATCAGCCATCTTGAGCCAAGCCTGAGCACCCCAAGCTTCAACTGGTCCTACTGCGTCAGTAAGTTGCGCCTAGAAATACACAATTTTATTGTTAAGTAATTATAATGCAGGATCAGTCAATTAATGAatgaattattataaatattcattacaataagtcattttatttagtaattttagCCTATACTTAAGTCTTGAATGTCTCTAAAATGGttataaaaacacaatttgagAATCCAGTATCTCTTTAAGCTACCCgaccacagtttgggtgaaatttttcaacatgtttatttccaCCAAGGCACAGAATATGCATATAGACACTGAAAAGTGGGTGAAAATAGAAGTTAgaaattggtaaaaatgcaagaacaaTATATTTCCACCACTATTTCAAAGGCATTGCAACAGTTTTCTACCTTCTGCACAACATTTTGGTTTATTTacaagaatatcttgcaaaaaatcTTGTCAACAAGTTTGTAACacagtcactttcagagtactcactttttacgctttttgagagaaaatattttttacttaaatgtgTTGGTGAATTAGTCTCTTAAAAACTAtctaaagacacatctgacagtttcccaTATGTTTGTAGGCAAAacttttcctacggacagaatttctttaaactttgtttactgactgagaatcaattttaaaacggaaatatgtattaaaaatcacaGGTtccggtgcttgatcttgaattatctgcccttgaaaatagatttttcagtattttccgactttcaagggcagacaattcatgaccaaggctgggtacttatgatttgctttatttcatatttctgttttcgattttattctctgtcagtaaacacagtttaaagaagaaattctgtctgtaacATATAGACACCGTGGCAAATGTCCTCGACTATAAACAAGACAAAATTATAcctcaaagtcctggtctttcccatggaccgaattctttaaactttatatactgaatgcaaatgatgactgaaacagaaatatgaattaaaatgcacagttccTTTGCCTTAATCATGAATTATCTTGCACCTTAGCGCAATAATCCACTTTTTGCACCGAGATGACGATCTGctcttgaaaatttatttttttagtattttctgattttcaagggcagataatttaagatcaagcaccggtacctatgtttttaatacatttttccattttaaatttgattctcagtcagtacacaaaattTTTGCCTATAcacatataggaaactgtcagatttttctttaaaatacgcAAGAAACACATCACTGATAGAACTTCACCCTAGCACggaaatgtttgttttacaaatatcTATGCATAAATTAGTAGTTCTAACCTATAAGATATGTATATGAATACACTGGTAATTTCTCATTATGACCTACCCAAGGTTCATGGTATTGGTCGACAGCGGCTGTTCGAGGTCTTGCTATATACTTCTCTCTCTGGTGTCTTCGTAACTGTCGCTCCTCGTCGGTAAATGTGTCATCAACTGTTGTAATTATTACCAACCGTTTTTGAAAAGATAATAACTGACAtagaatatacataattatatcattttgaaactggagatgcttttgagaaaagcgcatatgTCTCccacaaatgccttgtttgtctggATTGTTCAGATGAATCGTTcctatcaaaaatgtctagtttGTCTAGATGGTCTAGACGattggatccaattagatggtctagACGactggatccaatcagtaattcaagggccataattcaaaagtgcctaggcggatttcgctagttatcgaacctggccgaggtcttatggtcaaacacattttgttcaagtttggtgaagatcggatgagaaatgtttcacttacagtgcggacaagctttgtgacacacacacacacacaaacacacagagAGAGTagtaaatcaatacgtctcccacaccattgtgtgGTGGAAGCTAGCTTGacataaatatattcaaatgacAATCCCAATGTTTCGGTGTCAATCCGGTCTATCTGATATACATTTTAAAGTAAGGACTTTTACTTATTAAAGAAGAGAAAACTGAACTGTGCAATGCCGTTATGTTTACATAGACAGTGTATATACTTACTTCTATACACAGGCTTTCCCATGGTAGCATCAGCATTGTGATATCCGGGTACATAATGTAAGCGATTGGTCAGGAACACACTGGATTACAGAAACAGCAGCTATTTACACATTATATCAGCATTATGCTGTAACTGTTAAACTGGTAGATCTATGCATTCCTATGCCTCACTGAAGGAactaacaaaaattaaaattagacGGAAAGGGACAAATGCTGTGTAGTATTTACAGACTTATAAAGTCAGTAGCAATAATGAAAATCGAAAATGGTATTACTAACTAGGATAACAAATGCACGGGTAACAAAGtactaaataaattttaaaagtaatatcatataaaacaaCTACAGACATTTATAATACTTATCACAACAAAGAGAAAACGAAGGTACAGACAACATACAAAACGTCTAGTTTGAAGAGAAAGAAAGCACTTGGTAGAAACTTTTCTCTCCCATACAGCACGTGAGGAGACTTTAAAGAAGTATGAACCCATTACTTTTTTCAGCTAACCACAAATAACGCA
This window of the Mercenaria mercenaria strain notata chromosome 5, MADL_Memer_1, whole genome shotgun sequence genome carries:
- the LOC123556237 gene encoding uncharacterized protein LOC123556237, whose amino-acid sequence is MATGHILPGYGNPVTRLRRAQSAYPLDKQKLQELTARNVPDLDPRTLDHIRENARNMWLRPRYDSTTYNTFHTGDQLDAPTEPQPTEPLRRHKPHPKPVFLTNRLHYVPGYHNADATMGKPVYRIDDTFTDEERQLRRHQREKYIARPRTAAVDQYHEPWAQLTDAVGPVEAWGAQAWLKMADDDHQHEVVNAIRDYQDKELFNTAKALPNHTHFQKNVKIQTQDSQYEHQHNFEQAKQINVEYNKKTETTGGTHNENQKNHEEIAVKSNIKQEGSNQKMLKEIAKNFAFAKGKNIPQTKSNVETLQQKVTMPEKKSSTGDKLQKKAFPLKVTMPTENGVINKVEVEKIISYINNKVYRGENKKHESVAKQQAVKFRSPVQTSEQSPQHYKKEGKVAENETNDKETSDSSMKNKNPIDESRVILKYQSPVPPPVADATPRPHTAIPSMHRWMKGAGATESEQVRRILYGGYPPSTIQPLGNLGYPSTMLQRRQQDADNVRKARYINKYPRGDFLIHPEYPPSFPHHRID